Within the Zea mays cultivar B73 chromosome 10, Zm-B73-REFERENCE-NAM-5.0, whole genome shotgun sequence genome, the region TTGGATCAGAGTTTGGAGCCCAGCGTGTGATCAGAACAAGTTACCCTAAGCAGCCCAAAGTCGGAGGAGACGTTAACGATTCTTCCGTCAGAGGAGGCTCGGAGCAGAGGCAGCAACGCTTCGATCACATGCTTGGTGCCGTAGTAGTTCGTCAGCAGGCCTTTCTTTGCAGCGTCGTAAGTCTCCCGGGTATTCCTCCACAGCCATTCAAGCCTCTGATCCCTATCCATGCCGCTCAACTACCACACGCGCATCAACAAGCAAACAAAATATATGTGAAGAGCACAAACAGAGAAAGCACACGTATAGATTCATCTACGCTGCTCCAGATGTACTACTGGTTGCTGCCTGCCCTACCGCATCGAGGGGTCGATCGAGCAGAGCACGCGAACAAGTAAAAAACCTCCGATTAGCTAAAGATGTAGAGAGCTCACTTCTTCTTCACTTGTCACtgacccagcagcagcagcaggacccCGGGCGTATTCGACGCCGCCAAACGCGGCATTATTTATCTACGTACACATACAGAGCACCTTCGTCGTCAACAAATCACGCAGCATCGCCAAACCTGCCACAGCAAAACCTTCAAGAAGGCTTACCAGAATGTCTAGCCTCCCGAAACGGGCCTTCAAGAAACCGGCTAGCCTAGCGATGCTCGACGCGTCCGTGATGTCCAGCAGATGGAAAACGACGTCGGAAAGACCCAGCGCTCTGAGCTCCTCCAAGGCAGCTGCGCCCCTCGTCTCGTCCCTGGCTGTTAAGACGACGGTGATGCCGTTCCCGGCCAGCT harbors:
- the LOC100282122 gene encoding Salutaridine reductase; the protein is MEGAISTSPGARIAVVTGGNKGIGLEVCRQLAGNGITVVLTARDETRGAAALEELRALGLSDVVFHLLDITDASSIARLAGFLKARFGRLDILINNAAFGGVEYARGPAAAAGSVTSEEELSGMDRDQRLEWLWRNTRETYDAAKKGLLTNYYGTKHVIEALLPLLRASSDGRIVNVSSDFGLLRFFRNEELKQELHNVEKLTEGRLDELLDAFLEDFEAGEADARGWPAAFAAYKVGKAAMNAYSRILAAEQPTLRVNCVHPGYIKTDITLRSGLLTPEEGAGNVVKVALLPGGGVTGAFFEDGQEASFV